Within Pangasianodon hypophthalmus isolate fPanHyp1 chromosome 11, fPanHyp1.pri, whole genome shotgun sequence, the genomic segment atgaaataagcAACCTCACTTATTTTGTAATTgggcttattattattgttattattattattattattactcttcCATttccattatattattattgcattGATTTATCATCATATTTGATCTCATTTGATAGGTTTTTGATATGTATCCTGGGTGGTGTCACTGTGTAACTATCACTAATATTTTTTCAACTCAGAAAAGCTCTGTCAATCCCGGGTTGATGATTCCCCTCATAAGCTCCTTTGTAGCCAAAGGAGTTGTGTTTGCCTGTTGAATGGATGCAGTGTTACATTTATGTGGTCAGAATCCCACTGTTCAGAGCTTGAGTCATtgtataaataaagttatagCACACAGGCTTGTGTGTTGGCTTGTGTGTTAACCCTTAAGCTGTTGTGCAGTTAGTGTAATATCATGTGCCTCTTGACTTTGCACGTACAAAGATTCAAAGCTTCCAAAGCGGAAACCTGAGATTCTGTGCACTTGTGTAACACAAgccaaaataaacattacatcaGCTGCTTTTGATAGCAAAGgtggtgccttttttttttttttttaatcctgtgtCAGCTGGCCATCAGCATGTGTTTATTTACTATCGCTCACAATACTGCAACCACTGCCTGACATCCTAAACTGGTGAAGTTTATCCACTCTCAAActtcataaacataaaatttaTGGGGCGGTATgctgaatatatattttacccAGATGTGAAATCTAGCTGCAGACCAAACCTCATTCCGAGCTGTAGCGTGTAAGGTTTTATCCACAAGAATGGAGAAGGGATGGAAATGACGTACTGTAgcttttgtaaaatgtaaaaaaagaaagggactACTGTGATCAGTTATgtacacaacagggtgtgctgttaagGAAAAACAATCAGTGACAGCGTGGTGTGATGGAACCTGGCGTGAAGCAGATTACCACCGTCAGCTTATGTTACTGGGAAACCGCAAATAAatgactccttacagaaaacgtgcACACTGTCCCCCATACGGGtttaatttgttactatagaaagggTGTGTATTataaaacaagtgcattaatataaacctgtgatttgtcttacagcctgaactattgtcagagctccTGTTAGAGAAATTTAATCAGCAGTCCGAGTGGAGAGGTTGTCAAGACATAGCCATAGGTAATCAAGAAGATAATCAGCCCAAACAACCAGTCAAATCAACAAGAAATGGGTGCGGCATACAGAATCGGTAGTAGCGGGCATTTGcagcctgaaatgaagaaaatggtGTGTGCGAGCAAAGCAAAGAATATAAAGAAGCTTGAAATGTTATGTAGAGAGGAGCTCAAGAACTTTCTACAGCCTTGTTACACATTACAGGAACAATCTCAGTGATGTTATTCTTTCCAGGGGAGGGTTCagcaaatattaattataatggaaccaataattttaaaaccagtattctgcaggggaaaaaaaaactccacagtACATAAGAAAACATGTTTTAGCTAAAATGATACAACATCCCAAAATATTAGGCAGTGCAATCATTCTGGAGTTTaataaactgtataataaacatataGATGTCATATTTctggaacatcaacatttttattttaaaaatatatcacgGCTCAAACAATacacatacttacatacatacttacatacatacatacatacataattttGTGAAAAACCTCATACACccactggtcactttaataggtaCACCTATACccatgctcattcatgcaattatctgtTCAGCCAATCATGAAGCAGCAGcagaatgcataaaatcatgcagatacattcagccaagaataaaaaaaaaagaccagaagatgtggtcttctgttgctGTACCCCAGCTGCATCAAGGTTTtaatgttctgagatgcttttctgctcaccacggttgtaaagagtgctaaTTTCAGTTACTGTAATCTTCCTGTCatcttgaaccagtctggccattctcctctgacctcaatcatcaacaaggtgtttccatgcGCAGAAGTGTTGCTCAgtagatgtttgttttttcacaccattctgtgaaaaACCCATCCGGCACCAAGCATCATGCCAGGGTCAAAGTCActgtgatcacatttttccccgttctgaaaatgtctgaaaatgacgtgaacattaactgaagctcttgacctgcatgattttatacactgcgctgctgacacatgattgacaggtgtaCTGGTGTTCCTGTTAAAAGTGGTGGGTCAATGTATGTTAGAGATTTCTGCGTGTAAGTGTGCCAAATAATACAACAAAGGTTGTGCCATGTAGACAAAAGTGGATGATTCCAGTGTTCCACTCTGTATACTGAGAAAATTCCTGAAAGATGATGTGTTGCTGGGAAGTGTTTCTGAAAAGTTCGTCAGAATAATGATTATGACTGTACGCTAGTAACActttccttatcattagtctgtgAAACTTTATGGAAAAACCTGGGCCTGATGATGGACACACACAAGAAGGAGAGCTGTGCTCCCTCGGTTGTGTCCCAATCCCTCACCTGAGAGCGATACTCTCCTCTCACAGAGGCCATGGCAGATCACTGAAGTCCACAGGGCCTCCGAGTCCTGCGTCAGCCTCCAGAAGACTCATGATGACAGCCATGGCCGCCTCGTCGTTACTGGGGCTGCTGGAGCCGGGTTCGTCCATGATGTCCCCGATGCTGATGTGAGAGTTATCACCTGCAGGAGATGAGCAAAGTAGTGTGACTACAcagctgattttaaaaattctatagATAGAAATAGAAGCAGTTCTGGAAATTCCAGACTTCCTAGACTGGCAAGAGAACCCTGCTCTCCGAAAAACATTTCAGCGTACTTCTTTCTGTGCTTTCTCATCATTGTTTAAGTATGAAGCCCTGAACAGTTACGTTTAAACTTACTTAAAAGTGAGTTGTTAGAGTAAGGGTATCCTATGGAGTCCTGGCCTGACACCATCCCCGCCGAAGGAATGTCTGGAGTTCCACCATTCTGAAtctgatcagtttaaaaatacaaacagaacAATTGATTCACATTTcctgtaaaatatatacatacatatatatatatacatatatatatatatttatcacaTTAGTAGTTGTGTCATGCTCTTACCTTCTTGCCCCCAGGAGAAGATGTGTCTGGAGGAGGTGTGCTGTTGGTGATGTTCAGCGGGCTCGAGCCACAGCTAGAGGGTGACGAGCCTCTTATCCTGTCAATCACGACTTACTGTCAGCAAGGCTCATATGCACTTATTCACACTTACATTctgtttgtatttgttataccacagcactcctGAACTCTCAGATCTGATAAAAAGgtgtagattaattttctataacagcggctctgacaagAGTGCCAGTGTTTTATTAAGCACCTCACACTGGAAAGCGAGCAGCTCACCTCTGGATCTCCATCACCTCGTCTGCTATCATGCGGCCGATCTTGCCTGCTCCGGCTCTCGTGCCCCCCGGAATGCCAGGCACTGTCTGCAGAGCCCGTTTCCCAGAACCTGGAATTAATCACAAACATCATCTCTGTACATCGATCAACAAGTTGCCAAAGAGAAGAGTTCAGCTAAAAGGagcacataaaataaaataaataataaatttgtgtatatatatatatatatatatatatatatatatatatatatatatatatatatatatatatatatatatatgaaacaaACTagatactaatactaatacttaataataagtattaataataatactaataattaaataatttaaaaaaaaaaaaaatttaattaaataatgacagtAGGTGTTACAGAgacaaaatctaaaaaaaaatttttatgtattaaaacattaaatctgaaaaaataaaaagagaaaaaacaacatttaaataatgttgccaacaataataaatacaaaaatattttaacacacaatCTTAAGTGCAGTGAACTCCAGAATTTCTGGCACCCTTGATTAAAAGGAATAACATGCAATGAGTGATATTTTGGGCTATAAATATATGGTTTAAAAATTATCTCTAAGTATCTCCAAATTTTCTCCAAATTATTACTTGGTAAAGCCTCCCCTGGAGATAATAAGTCTCTTCTGTAATGTATAAGAAAgcttaaattgtttttttaaaatagattttcatataacaaagttttttttgttaaataaaatgaaaatcatttcTCCTACTTTTCATCCGGAAAATTTCAACcattttttgaaatgtttattttataaaatcagtTTTGCTCCTCACAATGAAGCGAAATATTCTGAAGtgaactgtaaataaaacaactcTATAAGATTATTGTTTAAAGGATTTCCCAAGGGTGCTCTGTGGTACATGCTGATTATAAACCTCATTGTCCACTAAAGCAGAAATGACAGCAGGTGCAGCCGTGAGTGTTCTGGtatctcaccatcagctgtgaggACACTGTCCATGCTCTGGGGGGAGGCAGCGAGCTGGAGATAGCTGGGATCAGCTCCATCACGTGTACCAGccctgaaaaaacacaaaaccatgCATCAGTGATCCTGCAAGCTTGACTGTTACCCTATGCTCTGATTCTGTTTCTAACATGCCTCAGTATCTTTCTCTTCATAACGTAGAAGTGTGGTTTAGCTACATGACTGTGGCATGACTGGCTGCAGCACAAAGGGAGGAGGATAGCATTAGATGGATGTTTCATTTCCTTCACACAAACAGTGCTGCTGAAGAGTCACTTTGAgtcgggctgcatcacaccaccctgtcactgatttgCAGTTAACAATAcaagaaatgcagcttgtcatggtaGCTTTAACAAACCTTATGTTATCtgtacaatttattttgtaaagatattattattaccttTATGCAATTTTATGTAAACTTCTTATTCTGATATCCAGTAAATTTTATTTCCtagacaaatattttaaaactgaattgaacaaAATGTGAGTTACAGCTGATTTTATCAGGGATGACCAGCATCTCTCCATAGACTTATAGCTGGCTTGTCTATGGCACTTGCTTATGGACAATTCTTGTCACTGCTAACGTAGTGCAGAGGTAATGCAGAGGTGTTGGTGTAGTTAGCAACAGCAGCTAACGTGGCATTTAGGTTTCCTAAATACCTGAGATAATTATACATCACGCTATGGCAGGTTTTGCTTTCACACTGTCCTAAAGGACAGAATACACACTGCCTTAATGGAGGCCGTTGATCACTTACGAGACGACTGTGTTTGTAGCGACGATGTACTCGACTTCCTTGGTCCAAGGGTTCATGAAACTGAACCAGCGACTTCTCAGAGTGATGAAGGAGCCATCTTTAACCTTGAACTTGTAACAGTTAGTGTTGATTTTATCTCGCATCTGCAGCACTGAACAGAGGACAAACAGCAAATAATTCAATTGGTCACACGCACAACCATATATACAGTAcgacgtgcagtgaaatgctcAGAGAttgttaatcattttaatactgTTAATAATTTCCAGTGGTGGTATACCAAGTATACTCTTccaaataaaacatacataagGACAATTGTATATTAATTTCCATAAATTATCTATTTATTTCCATAAATGTCACTCCACTGAAGTATGTATGTCATTCCAGCCTCATACAGTATGATGCCAAATATTTTTACCTTGTCTGTGGCATTCAGCGAGGTGTCCGATGTCATCCTGATGAAAATACTCATAGAAAGATGTCCCCAGAAGCTCCTGGGGTAGATAGGCGAGAATGGCAGTGGCCCTGGAATGATACAAGTTGTCATGAATggatgaaatgtttttatttaggctactttctaaTCTCGTCTGGGATGTGAGTCTGCGCATGTTggataaggagccagtttaagaaatgcagcagtaaagaaaaaaaaaaactagctttCCAGTTCCTTCAGAGTTGCCCCTGGCCTGTTGGTTGCTTGTCTGACTAATGCCATCCTTGGTGGAGTTGTGGTTGCGCCATATTCTTTcaatttttaacaatggatttaatggtgctgcatgggatgttcaaagtttcTTAGATTTTTTATAGccgtatatatttttttgtttaggtatgttctctaatgAACTCTGGGGCCTACGATTTTtatttgcaaactatattgttttttttttttgtttttttttccccacatcaatattatgggttattttgtgtagatgcGTGACAtttaatcccaattaagtccatttcagtttcaggctgtaacactacaaaatgtggaaatctTCAAGGCGGGGGTGAATAATTATGCAAGTCACTGTATCAAGATAGACATAGATTTTATCGTCTTATTACTTATTTGTATATCATATTTATGACACAGtcaattaaatgcaaatgaaatctgTAAACAGAAGCTGCTTTTAGACAATCAGTGTGTTAGcgtctttaaatgcaattttctcctttttcattgATGGGCGTAGCCAGACTTTAAATTTAGTTTTACTTTACTTGTGAATGAGATTTGCATAAATGACTGCAATTTGAGTTCAGGAAATCATGTAGTtttcagaagtaaaatataataGAATACGGCGACATCTGACCATgcgaagggttttcccaggctgcatAAAAACTCGCCAGTGTCTGAAGATCCCAAATGTTCTactgacacacaaaaacactgtgCCATTGTATCACACAGTGGcccagagacacagagagatatCACTATTAGGCTGACTGGATGTCCTATATATTGTAATTTCTCTTCAGGCTGTCTCTTCAGACTTTCCCCATGTTCTTGGAACAGTTTTTGTGGGGAGAAATGTAGTCACTGTACAGACTGGACACCTCGGCAACAGTGCACAGAAATCTAGTAATAAAGTCAGCATGTCCTAAACGTCCACCATGAAACATGTCCACAGTGCCAGCGTGTGGACGCAGGTTTAAGCTTAATTAGAATCCGTTCCAAAAATACTTTGTCCCGATTAATACGATAAGACTTTAATATTTGCAAAATAGTCTAAACATTTAACACACATAACAAAGTACGCCTAAGACTTCCACATGATCTAATTCTTGTATTATTTGTTGATCCAGATTAACCAGTTATTTGACCAAATCtactttttcatttcaattcagaaTGCTCAGTTCACCATGTCATTTCATAAAAGAAAGATCTGGATCCTGTTTCAAATTAAAGCATTAAGCGATGAGACAATGTgcattacagtgattttattacGGATAAAGACATTCTTAGGCATGAAACAAAGCTAAGTGCCTAAAACTCCCTTCAAAAGTACCGAAAacctgcttttatttaaaaaaaaatatgacaaaatccacttttcaataaattatttcatttattattaataatattcactaTAAACAATTCTTCCACCAGACAGTcatggttgctaagcaacataaggTACAAAGTTTAGGGCATTAAACTGCAAaagttttaatgatttaaaaaaacaacttgcacattaatacagaattcagttATTGGGATGCTGTTGCAGGTGTGTGCATATCAAGGATTTTACAATGGTTTTGAACACAGCTCAGCCAGTTAGACTTTGGAAACAAAACTATCCACTCACCTCTGATCAACAAAGACGAACTTGCCGTCGATGGCGTGGCGTGAGACGTACTCGGTCGGTTTGACTCGGATGTCTCCGTTCATTGGCTGAGCGACGATGTGGGGGTGGAGACGGCCGATGGCCACCAGGCAGCTCAGATTGCAGCCTTCGTTATCGGGCTCGTTGTCCTCGTCCAAGCCCTTCTGCATGGGTGGCCAGCTCTTCAGATAGCCCGTGCTGTGGATGGTGCAGAAGCTTTTGCGGTCGGCTGCAGACGACAGGATACAAGGTTTTAGCCTGAGGTCATTGATTAGATTCAAAAGCGCCAATGACAGTCAACTGAGAAACTGAAATGACAGGATTCTGATTGTAGTATACTATGATCAATCTGAAATAGTCATACTCTAGCTATAATATGTCTAACAATATTTCTCTGTGCACTTCTTTAAAACAGTGAATTCcacttttttaaagaacaaagtttctgtattgttttttgATAAACTAAGAGTGATCCtcataatacataatttaatgCTATGCCCTTTAATAACATACACTATGAAAATGTATAGACAAATATTATGATTCCAAAAACTTTGCTACTGGGGTATAAACTGAGTTGCCAGTTCAGTGTacctaataaaatgttcaaatactATTCAAATTATTTATGTATACAAAGGCAAAAGGAAATCATATTTAAAGGTCAAGCATTTAGGTCTCCTGCAGTTGCTAAACTTTTTTTAGCTAAAGGACTTTGAATGTTTTATGCAGAGAAAgaatacacacattaaataaatgcatggcATTTAAGGCATACAGGGGTGGGAGTGTCCCTCTTTCAGACaatatgatatacagtatacagtaagACACAAAAACAATACAGTTAAACAAGTAACAATCAGATCCACATGATTCAGGCCCGAGCCAATatgattcagttcaattcaatttaagttttccaccagaGTGTTATAACATAAGAGATATAAGAGGTCAGCctactgctataacataagtgatataAGAGGAACTAAATGTTCTGCAGatattgcacaacattaaacgtagcgataaatggataaaaagtatgacatgttgttctttaattccATCACCTCTTCTATAGGCAAAGAGGACACCTGGGAAATAATTCTGGGGGACGTCTATTGCCCTTGAGCTCTGGGAGAAATGTGAACTCTCTCATTCTGtcgtgcactctctctctctctctctctctctctctctccaacacacacacacacacacacacacacacacacacacacacacacacaaaccaggcAGTGTGCATCGATTTTTGACGGCAGTATTGGGTTTTAACCGCTTTCCTTTTCGATTCAAACTGGATCTTGGCTCGTAAATCAATGCAGCAGTATCGAAAACTGCTGGATAGCATCTCCTATTCgaatccatttttcttttcactcctAATTTTTCACTCCAAAAAAAAGTCCTGTTTTTGTTTGACTCAACCTCAAATGGGCTTTTACTGGTCATTATGGTGCATTATGTAATTTGTAGAGCATCACTTTTCATGCCCTATTAGTAGTAGTAAGCACATATAGTAAATAGGAAACCATTTACTATTTAGACTGTTTTACGTGGGGGTCTAAATACCAGGCATCCCAAAAATGTACTTTAGAAATCTTGTCTCACCTTTCTTTTTGGAGCAGGTGGAGGCGAAGTCCTTGTCCTCCATTTTGATGAGAGGTCTGTTACTTTTCATTCTGCAGAAGAAGGAGCGACGGGCCCCAGAGCACAGCCTGGATGGCCCTGGCGCGATGTCCGTTTTTACCGGCAGTCCGGCTGAaagacaaacacaacacacactctgattTTCACTCTGGCATGGCTGTCAATCAAACTTCACATCTTCACTGCAAATTAACATGTTTTCCAACCCAGACTTattaattaactacaaaacTAGAGCTACATTAGATGTATATTTATGAGACATTAAGCC encodes:
- the bmal1b gene encoding basic helix-loop-helix ARNT like 1b gives rise to the protein MNLCDDLMADQRMDISSTMNEFMSPSSTELISSSISTSSMDYTRKRKGSSTDYQDSMDMDKDKQIGRDCIDQQGRIKNAREAHSQIEKRRRDKMNSFIDELASLVPTCNAMSRKLDKLTVLRMAVQHMKTLRGAANPYTEANYKPAFLSDDELKHLILRAADGFLFVVGCDRGKILFVSESVYKILNYSQNDLIGQSLFDYLHPKDIAKVKEQLSSSDTVPRERLIDAKTGLPVKTDIAPGPSRLCSGARRSFFCRMKSNRPLIKMEDKDFASTCSKKKADRKSFCTIHSTGYLKSWPPMQKGLDEDNEPDNEGCNLSCLVAIGRLHPHIVAQPMNGDIRVKPTEYVSRHAIDGKFVFVDQRATAILAYLPQELLGTSFYEYFHQDDIGHLAECHRQVLQMRDKINTNCYKFKVKDGSFITLRSRWFSFMNPWTKEVEYIVATNTVVSAGTRDGADPSYLQLAASPQSMDSVLTADGSGKRALQTVPGIPGGTRAGAGKIGRMIADEVMEIQRIRGSSPSSCGSSPLNITNSTPPPDTSSPGGKKIQNGGTPDIPSAGMVSGQDSIGYPYSNNSLLSDNSHISIGDIMDEPGSSSPSNDEAAMAVIMSLLEADAGLGGPVDFSDLPWPL